In the Phaseolus vulgaris cultivar G19833 chromosome 7, P. vulgaris v2.0, whole genome shotgun sequence genome, one interval contains:
- the LOC137830376 gene encoding cation/H(+) antiporter 15-like, which translates to MASGANAATSIPGLACYNTTIDPTNIIWRSDNVLADRVPLLSIQIAYNILVSTFFHHILKQFNLPLTVAQMLGGVLLSSSFLGRIPGVLQLVYRPEGILTVETFANVGIMLYVFLSGLEMNCDTILRSSRQAIIIAVASIFIPALVGAGFLALERNLAGESSIALSAKGYVFWCTILSVTSFPVLARLLSDLKILYTRLGKDALTAAMLIDTFGWILFSLLIPYSHEGGKPLLSAMCTLMFILFCFCVVRPILERLIEHRMRSESWNSSKLLDVMIGLFVCSYITDLIGAHHVVGAFVYGLILPSGKFADLMLEMLHDFVTAFIVPVYFASFGFRLNLEALWSQSHSVLLPLFMVFLLAIPKILSSLLVTFYYGMSSRDGVGLGLLLNTKGMMAVILISIAWDKNFLDSYSFTIMILAILFMTTAASPFINAIYKPNLRFKQTQQRTVQKLWCEAELRVAACVHNAHQAHGMIHILEATNATRNSPLHVSVLHLVELTRLGTGLLVAQMDNSNVQGGSSESQYGSQTEFETICNAFNEFVEEYNAARFDTSGIVATYDTIHQDIYNVTEEKRANLILLPFHKELSSGDLETVNTTFGDINQNVLQAPPCSVGILVNRGLKSLSKVTMSTTVIFIGGPDDREALSIAWRMATHSATKLHVIRLLVSGTEVEEEKAFQSDSSGVLSTKMDSVMQKELDDEHIFHFRHKGSYNNETITYSEIEVGIETGEEIPLILNEIDKPGCDLYILGQGSGKNFTVFQRLLEWCDNPELGVMGDIISSTSFGTHSSLLVVQQYTTERKSKPLRGKKSHSNESDQML; encoded by the exons ATGGCAAGTGGAGCGAATGCTGCAACCTCCATCCCAGGACTTGCATGTTACAATACAACAATCGATCCTACCAACATAATCTGGAGGAGTGATAATGTCCTTGCAGATCGTGTTCCTCTCCTGTCTATTCAAATTGCCTACAATATCCTTGTCTCTACTTTTTTTCACCACATCCTCAAGCAATTCAACCTCCCTCTTACGGTTGCCCAGATGCTT GGTGGTGTACTTTTGAGTTCATCATTTTTGGGAAGAATTCCTGGAGTTTTGCAGTTGGTTTACCGTCCAGAAGGAATCTTGACTGTTGAAACCTTTGCCAATGTGGGAATCATGTTATATGTGTTCCTTAGTGGTTTGGAAATGAACTGTGACACCATCCTGAGATCAAGCAGGCAGGCTATAATCATTGCTGTTGCAAGCATTTTCATTCCAGCATTGGTTGGAGCTGGTTTTCTTGCTTTAGAGCGTAACTTAGCAGGTGAATCAAGCATTGCGCTCAGCGCTAAAGGGTATGTGTTTTGGTGTACAATTCTTTCTGTCACAAGTTTTCCAGTCCTTGCAAGGCTCCTATCAGATCTCAAGATCCTCTACACAAGGCTTGGAAAAGATGCCTTAACAGCAGCCATGTTAATTGATACATTTGGCTGGATTTTGTTCTCACTCTTGATTCCGTATTCCCACGAGGGTGGAAAACCACTCCTCTCAGCAATGTGCACATTGATGTTCATTCTGTTCTGCTTCTGCGTGGTGCGTCCAATCCTGGAGCGCCTGATTGAACACAGAATGAGGTCAGAGTCATGGAACTCCTCAAAGTTGCTGGATGTGATGATTGGACTTTTTGTTTGTTCATACATCACAGACTTGATTGGTGCACACCATGTTGTTGGGGCCTTTGTGTATGGACTAATTTTGCCCAGTGGGAAGTTTGCTGATTTGATGTTGGAAATGTTGCATGATTTTGTTACTGCATTTATTGTTCCTGTCTACTTTGCTAGTTTTGGCTTTAGACTGAACCTGGAGGCACTTTGGTCTCAATCACATTCAGTGTTACTTCCGCTCTTCATGGTGTTCTTGTTAGCCATCCCAAAAATTTTAAGCTCTCTGTTGGTTACTTTCTACTATGGTATGTCTTCAAGAGATGGAGTGGGGCTTGGATTGCTCCTCAACACCAAGGGCATGATGGCAGTGATTCTTATAAGCATTGCCTGGGACAAAAAT TTTTTGGACTCCTATTCTTTCACAATTATGATCCTTGCCATACTATTCATGACTACGGCTGCATCTCCCTTTATTAATGCCATATACAAGCCAAACCTTCGGTTCAAGCAGACCCAACAAAGGACTGTGCAGAAACTATGGTGTGAAGCAGAACTTAGAGTTGCAGCTTGTGTCCACAACGCTCACCAAGCCCATGGCATGATCCATATTCTTGAAGCAACAAATGCCACCAGAAATTCCCCTTTACATGTCTCAGTTCTTCACCTTGTGGAACTCACAAGACTCGGCACTGGCCTTCTTGTGGCCCAAATGGACAATTCAAATGTTCAAGGGGGATCCTCAGAGAGCCAGTATGGATCACAAACAGAGTTTGAGACCATATGCAATGCATTTAATGAGTTTGTGGAGGAATACAATGCAGCGAGATTTGACACATCAGGTATTGTTGCAACCTATGACACAATCCATCAGGATATCTATAATGTGACAGAAGAGAAACGTGCAAATCTCATTCTCCTTCCATTCCACAAAGAACTAAGCTCAGGAGATTTGGAAACAGTCAACACTACATTCGGTGACATAAACCAGAATGTTTTGCAGGCACCACCTTGTTCTGTGGGGATCCTTGTTAACCGTGGACTCAAGTCATTATCTAAAGTAACAATGAGCACCACTGTGATCTTCATTGGAGGGCCTGATGATAGGGAAGCCTTATCGATCGCATGGAGAATGGCAACACACTCGGCCACAAAGCTGCACGTAATTAGGCTTCTGGTGTCAGGTACTGAGGTTGAAGAAGAGAAGGCATTCCAGAGTGATTCCAGTGGAGTGTTATCTACAAAGATGGACAGTGTGATGCAGAAAGAGCTAGATGATGAGCACATATTTCACTTTAGGCACAAAGGGTCGTACAACAATGAGACCATCACATACTCAGAGATCGAAGTGGGGATAGAAACTGGTGAGGAAATTCCTTTGATCCTGAATGAGATAGACAAACCAGGGTGTGACTTGTACATTTTGGGACAAGGAAGTGGAAAGAACTTCACAGTTTTCCAAAGGTTGTTGGAATGGTGTGACAACCCTGAACTTGGGGTCATGGGAGACATTATATCTTCAACTAGTTTTGGCACACACTCCTCACTGCTTGTTGTGCAGCAATACACCACAGAGAGAAAATCTAAACCTCTTCGTGGCAAAAAATCTCACTCTAATGAAAGTGATCAAATGTTGTGA
- the LOC137830377 gene encoding pentatricopeptide repeat-containing protein At2g32630-like produces MCSHSHKTISRFITPLSTQHLQLAHNIIQNLLNSTHFKPHSAIPCIAPQVTYYVLSNPSLPPRSCLSFFHFLTTQNPQKPDLKAHLILLYRLFSAKKFALMKTLLNSLVTEHPVPGFVDECESQFVSESENESNFVEKLCDMLFRVCADNRMFREAIGVFDYAISKGLVIEGRSCIVLLLALKRCNEVEFCVRFFHRMVESGRVDIGVQSLTVVVDVLCRRGEIERAKKLMREMAERGIVRSTVFTYNTLLNACVVRRDRRGVDEILGLMEREGILPCLTTYTILMEWYASSGRIGEAEKVFEEMRERNMQMDVYVYTSMISWNCRAGNVKSAMALFDEMIGKGIGPNTHTFGAMISGMCKAGQMEAAEILLKEMQIKGVDLNVVIFNTMMDGYCKRGMMDEAFSLQVIMERKGLEADVVTYSTLASGLCKLHRYEEAKRTLNLMVEKGVAPNVVTYTTLIEIYCKEGNLAEAERILRDMDKEGMVPNIVTYNTLIDAYSKKEKLKQAHVLKSEMIGKGIVPDVFTYTSLIHGECIVDRVDEALKLFSEMLVKGIRGSVKTYTAIIYGLSKEGREDEAFKFYDEMMRMGLTPDDRVYAALVGSLHKLSSHVDVKQNEYGERKIDSPDASIRPNSGLSISLRKVAHT; encoded by the coding sequence ATGTGTTCTCATTCCCACAAGACCATTTCCAGATTCATCACCCCTTTAAGCACCCAACATCTCCAACTTGCTCATAACATAATCCAAAACCTTCTAAACTCCACCCATTTCAAACCCCACTCCGCCATCCCCTGCATCGCACCTCAGGTCACTTACTATGTCCTCTCCAACCCCTCTCTCCCTCCTCGCTCTTGCTTATCCTTCTTCCACTTCCTCACAACACAAAACCCCCAAAAACCAGACCTCAAAGCCCACCTCATCCTCCTCTATAGACTCTTTTCAGCCAAAAAATTTGCATTAATGAAAACCCTTTTGAATTCCCTTGTCACCGAACACCCTGTTCCTGGCTTCGTTGATGAATGTGAATCACAATTTGTAAGTGAAAGTGAGAATGAGTCCAATTTTGTTGAGAAACTGTGTGACATGTTGTTCAGGGTGTGTGCTGATAACAGGATGTTTAGAGAGGCTATTGGGGTGTTTGATTATGCAATATCAAAGGGGTTGGTGATAGAGGGTAGGTCTTGCATTGTGCTTTTGCTTGCTTTGAAGAGGTGTAACGAGGTGGAGTTTTGTGTGCGTTTCTTTCATCGGATGGTGGAGTCTGGCCGTGTTGATATCGGGGTTCAGTCTTTGACTGTTGTGGTTGATGTGTTGTGTAGGAGAGGAGAGATCGAGAGGGCTAAGAAGTTGATGAGGGAGATGGCTGAGAGAGGCATCGTAAGGTCGACGGTTTTTACTTATAATACATTGTTGAATGCTTGTGTTGTGAGGAGGGATCGAAGAGGGGTTGATGAGATACTGGGGTTGATGGAGAGAGAGGGAATACTGCCTTGTTTGACCACGTATACTATTTTGATGGAGTGGTATGCGAGTTCCGGAAGAATTGGGGAGGCTGAGAAGGTGTTTGAGGAAATGCGTGAGAGGAACATGCAGATGGATGTTTATGTCTACACGTCGATGATAAGTTGGAATTGTAGGGCAGGAAATGTTAAAAGCGCGATGGCTTTGTTTGATGAGATGATTGGGAAAGGCATTGGTCCGAATACTCATACTTTCGGGGCGATGATTAGCGGAATGTGCAAGGCGGGACAAATGGAGGCTGCAGAAATCTTGTTGAAAGAGATGCAGATTAAGGGGGTTGATCTGAATGTGGTGATATTTAACACGATGATGGATGGTTATTGTAAAAGAGGGATGATGGATGAAGCTTTCAGTCTGCAAGTTATCATGGAAAGGAAAGGACTTGAAGCGGATGTGGTTACATACAGCACTCTTGCTAGTGGGTTATGTAAATTGCATAGGTATGAAGAAGCCAAGAGGACGCTAAATTTGATGGTGGAGAAAGGAGTGGCTCCGAACGTTGTGACTTACACTACTCTTATTGAGATATATTGTAAGGAAGGAAACCTTGCAGAAGCTGAGAGGATCTTACGGGATATGGATAAAGAGGGAATGGTGCCTAATATTGTTACATATAATACTCTAATAGACGCGTATagcaagaaagaaaaattaaagcaaGCTCATGTGTTAAAATCTGAAATGATAGGGAAGGGGATAGTGCCAGATGTATTTACATACACATCTCTGATACATGGGGAATGTATAGTTGACAGGGTAGACGAGGCTCTGAAGCTTTTCAGTGAAATGTTGGTAAAGGGCATAAGAGGAAGCGTGAAGACATATACAGCAATTATTTATGGTTTATCCAAGGAAGGGAGAGAAGATGAAGCTTTTAAGTTTTATGACGAGATGATGAGAATGGGTCTAACACCTGATGATAGAGTTTATGCTGCACTTGTTGGTAGTCTTCATAAACTCAGTTCTCATGTTGATGTGAAACAAAATGAGTACGGTGAACGGAAAATAGACTCTCCTGATGCCTCGATCAGGCCAAACTCTGGTTTGTCAATTTCACTCAGGAAGGTTGCTCACACATGA
- the LOC137830380 gene encoding small acidic protein 1-like, whose translation MMRAMELLGEMDEQVSSMDVDDVDPLENFAEGVITTDLKLADVNFFNNFQDDFDDADIK comes from the coding sequence ATGATGAGAGCAATGGAACTGTTAGGAGAGATGGACGAGCAGGTATCGTCGATGGACGTTGATGACGTGGACCCTCTGGAGAACTTTGCCGAGGGTGTCATAACCACCGATCTCAAACTTGCCGATGTCAATTTCTTCAACAACTTCCAAGATGATTTCGATGATGCTGATATCAAGTAA
- the LOC137830378 gene encoding uncharacterized protein isoform X2 — MAKSGIKWGTKEPTWNEEFTFNIKQPPSQSLQVAAWDANLVTPHKRMGNAGVDLELLCDGDVHEILVELEGMGGGGKVQMEVKYKSYDQIDEEKRWWKIPFVLDFLKIKGFDSAFRKVIGSETVQARQFVEYAFGQLKSFNNSYLLKGGKSDTNNGEYDSEAAGELNESAFTFNIPSIEAGISEAFNETSREQRNSKEFIKHDNDTENGHASELPTKVSEEELSNKIFWRNFANVVNSSIAQKLGLSVSEKFKWDGLEFLNKIGSQSQNIAESIYVQSGLAMPVGTDDTDDKTSGQPAIAVFQPSLPEVKKATQNLMRQTESIFGGLMLLTATVSKIKEGGSSEERKIKEDSTKAGDEDMEYSSSQQFPSSQSGIVLDDKITEEMKELFSSAESAMEAWAMLATSLGQPSFIKSEFEKLCFLDNASTDTQVAIWRDSARRRLVVAFRGTEQSQWKDLRTDLMLVPAGLNPERIGGDFKQEIQVHSGFLSAYDSVRTRIISLIRLAIGYVDDHSKSLHKWHVYVTGHSLGGALATLLALELSSNQLAKQGTISITMYNFGSPRVGNKRFAEVYNKRVKDSWRVVNHRDIIPTVPRLMGYCHVERPVFLAAGVLRNTLENKDILGDGYEGDVLGESTPDVIVSEFLKGEKELIEKLLQTEINIFRSIRDGSALMQHMEDFYYITLLENVRSNYQAVSRSEQDQNYSL; from the exons GTTGCAGCCTGGGATGCAAATCTTGTAACTCCTCACAAACGAATGGGGAATGCAGGTGTTGATCTAGAGTTGCTCTGTGATG GAGatgttcatgaaatactggTCGAGTTGGAAGGAATGGGAGGTGGTGGAAAGGTTCAGATGGAG GTAAAATATAAAAGCTATGATCAAATTGATGAAGAGAAAAGGTGGTGGAAGATACCTTTTGTTTTAGACTTTTTAAAGATAAAGGGTTTTGATTCTGCATTCAGAAAGGTTATTGGTTCTGAAACAGTACAGGCCCGCCAATTTGTGGAATATGCATTTGGGCAGTTAAAGTCTTTTAACAATTCATATCTTCTGAAGGGAGGGAAGTCTGATACTAATAATGGTGAGTATGACAGTGAAGCTGCAGGGGAACTGAATGAATCTGCTTTTACATTCAATATTCCTTCTATCGAAGCTGGCATTTCAGAAGCCTTCAATGAAACTAGCAGGGAACAGAGGAACTCAAAGGAATTTATCAAACATGACAATGATACTGAAAATGGACATGCTTCTGAATTGCCAACAAAAGTTAGTGAGGaagaattatcaaataaaatattttggagGAATTTTGCTAATGTTGTTAATTCTAGTATCGCTCAAAAGTTAGGTCTCTCTGTTTCAGAGAAATTTAAGTGGGATGGATTGGagtttttaaacaaaattggcTCACAATCGCAAAATATTGCAGAAAGCATTTACGTCCAATCTGGTCTTGCAATGCCTGTAGGCACAGATGATACAGATGATAAAACAAGTGGCCAACCTGCCATTGCTGTGTTTCAGCCTTCACTTCCTGAGGTTAAAAAAGCAACACAAAATTTGATGAGGCAGACTGAGTCAATTTTTGGAGGTTTAATGCTTTTGACTGCAACAGTATCCAAAATAAAAGAAGGGGGTTCTTCAGAAGAGAGGAAAATCAAAGAAGATTCTACCAAAGCAGGTGACGAGGACATGGAATATTCCAGTAGTCAGCAGTTTCCCAGCTCACAGAGTGGAATAGTGCTGGATGATAAAATAACTGAAGAGATGAAAGAACTTTTTTCTAGTGCTGAAAGTGCCATGGAGGCTTGGGCGATGCTGGCCACTTCACTGGGCCAACCTAGTTTTATTAAGTCTGAGTTTGAAAAATTATGTTTCTTAGATAATGCATCCACAGACACACAG GTTGCAATCTGGCGTGATTCTGCACGAAGAAGGTTGGTGGTTGCTTTTAGGGGAACAGAACAG tcTCAATGGAAGGACTTAAGAACTGACCTAATGCTTGTGCCAGCCGG GCTAAATCCTGAAAGGATAGGTGGAGATTTCAAGCAAGAGATTCAA GTTCACAGCGGTTTTCTAAGTGCGTATGATTCAGTAAGGACCAGGATCATTTCTCTAATTCGGCTTGCAATTGGTTATGT AGATGATCATTCTAAGTCCCTTCACAAATGGCATGTTTATGTGACTGGTCATAGTTTGGGTGGTGCATTGGCAACCTTGCTCGCACTTGAACTTTCATCTAATCAATTAGCAAA GCAAGGAACAATTTCTATTACTATGTACAACTTTGGTTCTCCTAGAGTTGGTAACAAAAGATTTGCAGAAGTTTACAATAAG AGAGTTAAAGATAGCTGGCGAGTTGTGAATCACAGAGATATTATACCTACAGTTCCTCGGTTAATGGGTTATTGTCATGTGGAGCGACCTGTATTTCTTGCTGCTGGGGTTTTAAGAAATACCCTA GAAAACAAAGATATTTTGGGAGATGGTTATGAAGGTGATGTTCTTGGGGAATCAACACCAGATGTTATAGTCAGTGAATTT TTGAAGGGTGAGAAGGAGCTTATTGAGAAGTTGTTGCAAACTGAAATAAATATATTCCGCTCAATCAGAGATGGAAGTGCTCTGATGCAGCATATGGAGGATTTCTATTACATCACGTTACTAGAG AATGTAAGATCAAATTACCAAGCAGTCTCAAGGTCAGAACAAGATCAAAACTATAGCTTATAA